aagatttttaaaaaatagacATAATGTAAATGAAAAATAATAAAGGATGCACATCTTGAAAATTTATTCAATTTCAGAATCAGCATCTTTAAAATGTATCTTCAGTGGCATCTGTTAACGCTTTTTGTCATTTTGGCTTTTGTAAGATAAAAATGAGTATTTTGATGAAACACCGGCTTCCGGGTTCGATTCTCGCTTACCCTCGAAATTTGTTAGAACAGATACTTAATTGTAAGGATGACAATTTGTACTGAACCGATGGATACCCGATCCGTATCGATCCGATCGGGTTTTACCAAACCTGAATATTTCGGATTTGGATTCGGGTTCGGGCTTGATTTTTAAACCCGAATCATTTTCGGGTCAGGTTTGAGTTTAAGACATACCGTTCCGAACCCGACCCGAAACCCGTTCCGTTCCGACCCGAACCCGAAACCcgtgttaatatataaataatattttatattttaaaagtagtaagataatatataatataatatactactaatattagtactaaaaaattatactttttacAAACTATTATATTAAATTCGTTGAAATATCAATACAAGTATACTAAAGGTCAAGATTATTACATTATTTCACTAACAATTTTATTCATAGAGGTATGATCCATTGTCTTCTTTGAACCCTCTAATTCAACTCCAAAAATTTCAATATCGTCGTATTTATGAGCACGTTGCTCAAATCAGATTCCAGTAATTTTTCATTAGAGTTTGTGCAAATTAAGGTGCAATTTGATAGTGATCTACAAACTCGAACCTGAACCGAACCCGAACCGAACCACGatgggttcgggttcgggttcgggtttagTGGTTCGGGTTTTTCCGGGTTTGTGTTCGGGGTCGGGTTTGGGTTTGGTAAAAATAATCGGGTTCAGATTTGGTTTTTGATAAACCCGTTTCGACCGATCCGATTGTCATCCCTGCTCAATTGTAAGACATATAAGCCAAATTAGTCAAAAAAAATTCATTTCATTCTTTATCAAgcataaaataaaacaaataaccTTAAATTCTAGAAAGTAAAAAATAATCTATTTTGATTGTTTACTTTGGTTTTTGTAACTTCTCTTCGTAGAATTAAACATCATCTATTTAAACAGTATTTTTAATACCTTATTACTTTTCAATTTTCTCAGATATTAATAAACTTatttatatctatactatactataatagtcggaatagagataatttggttcatCAGTTTTgttcaacgataattccctaattttgattattacaaaaatagataaatagtgttatatatctaataaaccactaaattattaaaatattactaaatataatatacttatcttactaaactacgaatacaacttattctattattaaaagatataaataatagaaatagtctatttattctactaaattacgaccacatgaTATTCTATTATtcttattataaatttataatcattatatatttatataaatattttaaaaatataatataactggataaataaaaatttaaaatattaatgggaaccGTGCATCGCACAAGATTTATGCTAGTATAAATAATAGGAGTACTAGATAAAAATAACTCTAACAAGTTTTAAAAGATGGCCAAATTCAAGCCCAAACATGTCAAAGGTGAGATTCGAACCCGGGTCTAGTCTGGTGTAGTTAGAACAAAATTTAGGGTTTTCGGTGAGCTGAGTAAATCATTTCGAAACGCACCTATCAACAAAGCATTAATCTTGCATTAACAGACACATTCGAAGCAAATGGTCAGCAACAAAGGTATGAAATATTGAAGTTCATGTATTTATACTTAAATTTATTTTCATTGTGAAGACCATTTCTTGTTTTTCTATAATAATATGATGGACCCACTTGAGTTCTTGAGCTTGAAACCAAGAATCTACTATAGTTCTTGAATCTTTATTGAAATTAAGCATGGCCCATGTGATTATTTTGAGTTGTATTGCATAGATTGTTATGTTAATTAGGTTTAATAGAAGAAAGGGTGTTGCTTTAGTGTTTGAAATGATTTCCCAATTCAAGATTTGCAAGATTTTTAATCCTGGTTGTGTGTATGAGAAACCTTTATCGAGATTTAACTCGGCGAGGATCTTGTGTTTTCAACATTCGGAATCTGTAGAAAGGACTAAACAATGTGTGAGTAAATCGGTTGGAACATCGAGTTCTGTTGGTGCTTCGAGGTTCTCGAGGGGTGATAGAATGGAGGCACAAGTTGCTCTTTTCGATTACTTGTATTGTACTAGAGGGTTTCACTACACGGATGCAGAGCGTATTAGTAAGAATTCGCCTCGTTTTGTTCAGAACTTGTTGTGTAAGGTTGACGGTGAGCAGGATGTTTCGCGCGGTTTAGCGAAGTTCTTTCGATATAATCCAATTAATGAGTTTGAGCCGTTCTTGGAGAGTTTAGGGTTGAGTTCGTCGGAATTGGAACATTTGCTTCCACGGGACTTATTTTTTCTCGGAGATGATCACATCTTACTTGAAAACTTCCATGTTCTCTGTGAGTATGGGATTCCTCAGTGTAAAATTGGAAGGATATTTAAGGAAGCAAATGATATATTTAGATATGAATATGGGATATTGGCCAAGAAACTTAGTGCATATGAAGAGCTAGGACTGAGCAGAACTACAGTTATAAAACTGGTAACTTGTTGCCCTTCACTTCTTGTTGGTAGTGTAAACATTGAATTTGTGCAGGTTCTTGAAAAGCTTAAACAGTTGGGGTTTGGAACAGATTGGATTGGAGGTTATCTATCCGACTTTAAAACTTATAATTGGAATAGGATGCTCGACACAATTAATTTTTTAGCTGATGTTGGTTACAATGACATACAAATGGGACTTCTGTTTCAGACAAGTCCATCGTTGCTCTTTGAGGGTTCTGGGAAGAGGGTATATATATTGGTTTGCCGGTTACTGAAGTTGGGTCTTAAGATGAGTCAAGTTTATTCGTTATTCTCAAAAAATCCTCAAATTTCATCTGAAAATTACGCTCTAACTCTTTGGAAAGCAGTAGATTTTCTGTCTGAAATAGGAATGGAAACAGAAGCAATTGCTAAAGTTGTGACTGAACAAATGCCTTTACTTAGTTCACATCATCTGAAAGGTCCCAGGACTGTTTTGAAGAGTTTAAAAGTTGATAAAGCTACATTATGTCACATTATAAAGGAAGATACTTCAAAGTTGATCAGTTTGGCTTCCAAAGTGGCAAGTGTTAATCAGACTAAGCTCCAGAATCCAAGTAAATATCTTGAGAAAACAACTTTTTTATTAAGTTTAGGCTATTTAGAAAACACAGAAGAAATGGCAAAAGCCCGGAAACAGTTCCGAGGTAGAGGAGACCAGTTAGAAGAAAGATTTGATTGCCTAGTACAAGCTGGTTTGGACTACAATGTTGTGTCAAGTATGATCAGACATGCTCCATCAGTGCTGAACCAGTCAAAAGAGGTTCTTGTGAAAAAGATTGATTGTTTGAAAAGCTGTTTAGGCTACCCACCAGAATCTATTGTGGCATTTCCATCATACCTATGTTATGATATAGGCAGGATCAACCTTAGGTTTTCAATGTATGCGTGGTTAAGGAAGCAAGGTGCATCAAAGCCCAATCTATCAGTGAGCACATTACTTGTGTCTTCAGATGCCCGGTTTGTTAAATACTTTGTTAACATTCACCCTGAAGGTCCTGTTATGTGGGAATATTTTAGGAAATCGTTAAATATAGACTAGATCAACTCTTTCAAACTCTGTTTTGTACAGAGATACTTGTAACAATTATAGTTGCTTCTTTATAATTTATTGCTTAGTCACAGTTTCTTCCTAATATTATACATGTTATACCAACGGCATTGGCATTTAAAGGCCGCCTCTTATAAAATTATGGTCGTCGCCTGATTTGATTGTTTTATCTTATCCTAAAAACAGTACACTGTCTTATATTTCCCTTGAGATTAACATATTTGTTTGATTTTCTGCCTTTggtttataatatataaataagaCAATAAGGTTGCTCTATTGAGAGTCTTGTCTGTGAACGCAACAATCACAATCTCGAGAGAGACTCTATATGTATCGACCTCGTACTTCTCTATATGTTATGACCAGTTGGCTCCTTTTAGTAACAAATGCTCTCTCAAATGAATTTCTTAAACGTTCTTGTTAGATATAATTTTCCTTTCCTATATTGGCATTAGCGCTGCTAAGAACAGTTAAAAGATTGTTCCGACAAAAAAAAAGGTGTAGTAAATTAAACAAGTCA
This sequence is a window from Apium graveolens cultivar Ventura chromosome 9, ASM990537v1, whole genome shotgun sequence. Protein-coding genes within it:
- the LOC141683179 gene encoding transcription termination factor MTEF18, mitochondrial, with translation MLIRFNRRKGVALVFEMISQFKICKIFNPGCVYEKPLSRFNSARILCFQHSESVERTKQCVSKSVGTSSSVGASRFSRGDRMEAQVALFDYLYCTRGFHYTDAERISKNSPRFVQNLLCKVDGEQDVSRGLAKFFRYNPINEFEPFLESLGLSSSELEHLLPRDLFFLGDDHILLENFHVLCEYGIPQCKIGRIFKEANDIFRYEYGILAKKLSAYEELGLSRTTVIKLVTCCPSLLVGSVNIEFVQVLEKLKQLGFGTDWIGGYLSDFKTYNWNRMLDTINFLADVGYNDIQMGLLFQTSPSLLFEGSGKRVYILVCRLLKLGLKMSQVYSLFSKNPQISSENYALTLWKAVDFLSEIGMETEAIAKVVTEQMPLLSSHHLKGPRTVLKSLKVDKATLCHIIKEDTSKLISLASKVASVNQTKLQNPSKYLEKTTFLLSLGYLENTEEMAKARKQFRGRGDQLEERFDCLVQAGLDYNVVSSMIRHAPSVLNQSKEVLVKKIDCLKSCLGYPPESIVAFPSYLCYDIGRINLRFSMYAWLRKQGASKPNLSVSTLLVSSDARFVKYFVNIHPEGPVMWEYFRKSLNID